TTTACTTGGAAGTGGGAGTTACACTGATATTATTTTATATTATATTTCATTGAAATAATAAGTCAGTATACATATATAATTTATATTAACTTAAAACAATAATATAAAGTTAAGGCTAAAGAAAGCAATCAAGCTATTTTATTCTTTTATAACTTATGTTAGAAATTATATTTAATATTTTGTTTACAAATTCAACATAATAACTACATGAAATTTATAAATTATTCTTGACAAGCTTATATCATTGTAATAATATATATTCAATAATATGATTCATATTAATCAAATTTAAATAATAGGTTTTAATGTTTTCTATCTTAGTTAACCAGTAAACTGGAGGCTAAAATTATTTTCTCAAGCTTTATGGAAATAATTTTAGCCTTTATATTTTTATTATTAACTTTAACATAAGAAGATTAAAAGATGAAAGGACATGAATACAATGAATAAAAAAATTATAGGTGTACTAATAGCCTCTTTAACTTCCATATATTTATTTGCGGGTTGTTCTAACCCTTCAAAGCAAGCTGCTCAGAACACTACACAAACTGCTCATGCAGCTGCTAAGAATACTGAACATAATTCTGAAAGTACTAATCATGCTTCTGAAAATACTTCTCACAACCAAGCTAGTAATTCTGAAACATCTTCAAAGGATGCACTTAATAAAGCTTTCACTGATGAATTAACTGGATTAGCTACTATTGAACAGGATGTTAAGAAAAATGATTTTACAGATGCTGAAAAACTTGCGCAGCAGCTTCATGAAAAATTCCACATGGAAATTGTACCGGCTTTAGCAGATAAAAAAGGAAAAGACTATGCAGAAGATATTCATAGTAAGTATCATGAGTTACAGGATGCTGTTAAGAGTAAAGATACTGCAAAGATTGCAGAACTTATAAAAGTAAATAGAGATAATCTTGATACAACTGCCAACATTTTGGAGATTTCAATAAAAAAATAATAGATTAAATAAAAATTTATATTCAATGCACAGGTACTCGGCCTGTGCTTTTTTATATATTAGGAATTTAAAAATTTTTTGTATAAAAATATTGCCCGGCAGGGCTTGAAAAATCTAATGTTAGAAGTTTGAGGAAAATATTACAAGTAATATTTTGGAATAGGATTTTTGATATAATTATTAGCAAATTTAGTGATTGGTGATGATTATGCAAGGTGTTATAAAACAAATATTTGTGGATAATTGGGAAAAATTCAGTGAGATATATAAAGGGAAAATTAGAGCTAACATAAGTAGAGAAGTTGATAAGATGATTAATTGTAAATCCTTAGATAATGGATTTATTGAGTTTAAGTGTGAAAATTGTGGTCATATAAAAAGAGTTGGATTTAGCTGTAAAAGTAGATTTTGTACCTCATGTGGTAAGAAAAAATCTGAAGAATGGTCTGATGAAATGGTGGCAAGACTTATTAACTCAAAGCATAGACATATGGTATTTACAATTCCACAGGAACTTAGAATATATTTTGCTAGGGATAGAAAACTATTATCATTATTACCTAAATGTTCAGCAAAAGCAATTATGAGCTGGTTTAGAGATTTAAATAAAAAAGAATGTTTTACACCAGGAATAATCTCAGTAATTCATACTTTTGGAAGAGACTTAAAATGGAATCCACATGTTCACTTAATTGTCACCGAAGGTGGTGCTGGAGAAATTACAATTTGGAGGAATACAAAACATATAAATTATACAGCACTAAGGAAAAGATGGCAAAAAATATTGTTAGACGAAATAGGAATTAATCTTAAAAGTGGAAAAAAAGAATTTAAAAAATTAAAAAATAAGCTATATAAAAGGTTAGAGAATGGATTTTATGTATATGGAAAAGGTGAAATAAAAACAGCAAAGCAAGCAGGAAAGTATGTTGGAAGATATACAGCAAGACCAGCTATCGCTGAATCAAGAATAATAAAGTATGATGGTAAAAAAGTAACTTTTCGTTATGAAAGACATGAAGATGGTGAAGAAGTTGTAGAGGAAATAGATGTTATTGATTTTATAGGTAGAGTAATAAGACACATACCAGAAAAGAATTTTAAGATGATAAGATATTATGGAATATATGCTAAAAACACAAGACATAAAAATAAATTTTTTAAGTTGGTAAATGAAAAAGTTGCTGAGTTCAAAAGAAAAATTAATAATTGGCAAACAAGAATACTTCTTACATTTGGAGTGAATCCATTAAAATGTGAAAAGTGTGGAACACAGATGAAATTTCATGATATATACTATAAAAATGTAAGTGTAAGAGAAAAATTTAAAGAGAAAATAATAGGTGAAAACAAAATAAAAATTGAAGAGATAATGTACAATTATGGTGTGATTAAGGGAATAATTCGTGATAAAATAGAGCCATTATATGTATAAAGGAAGGTAGTTATTATGGCTAAAAAGAATAAAAAAATAAAAGATAAACAAAGGGCAAAATATAAAGCTAAATTGAAAGAAAATTTAATTGAAGAAGACGGAGTCTTATATATATGTACAGAATGTGGAGTGGAAGAATATATACCAAGGGATGTAGTTGAGATGTTTGATGAAATAGATGATGAAAATGTAATTGAACCTCCTACATTTAGTTGCGAGAAATGCGGAGCTATAATGAAACCAAGAAAATATGACGGAGTTCATGGTATAACTTATGAGTATTAAAATGCGGAGCATCAATATGCTTCGCAAAGGTTTTAGCTTTATAAAAATATTATGAAATAGATATGCTAAGAAATGGGTCTAATTAAAGGGCTTCGCCCAAAAGAAGTTGAGCGAAGCGAAATAACGCGGCTGTGGCCGCTTTTTTATTTAAATAATAGGTAGTTGAATAATAAATACATTACCGTTAAAATTATTGTGGAAGTGGAAATTACACTGATATTATATTTCATTATTTTTATGATAATAGTACTTTTTATACTTGAAATAGTATCATTAACAGCTCAACAGTAACTTTACTTTCATTAAATTTAGTAAAAATAGTTTATTAAACATCATATTATGAATGTGTTAATTCAATATGTAAAAATTTAAAAGGGGATTATGGACTTAATAATATTATAAATATTTTTGGAATTATATTAATAGTATCGAGTCTAATTTTATTTACAATTGCAGCTTTTATTAATGTATATCATAAAAAGACAGTTGAATTTATATAAAAATGTATATTTCCAACTAGATATTTTAATTGGCGAAAATAATAAACATACTTTTGACATTTAGGCGGTGATGAGATGAAATCAATACCAAATTTTATATCCTTTAGTAGAATTATTTTTTCTTTAACTTTGATTTTTCTTAAGCCATTAAGTACAGCTTTTTATGCAGTATATGTTATTTGCGGATTAAGTGATATTATTGATGGATACATTGCCAGAAAAACAGGAAGAGCCAGCAACTTTGGTGCAAGGCTCGATTCTATGGCTGATATGATAATGGATTGTATATTAATATTTATACTTTACCCAATTGTAAGTCCTTCAGTAGAAATTATTATTTGGATTATTTTAATTGCTGTTGTGAGATTGGTATCTATGAGTGTGGCCTTTAAGAAATATAAAACCTTTGCGAGTATTCATACTTATGGGAATAAAATCACAGGTGTAGCTTTATTCATGTTTCCAATGTTAATTCCATATGCCAATACAAATGTGTTAATATATATAATCTGTGTTATGGCAAGTATATCCGCAATTGAAGAATTAATTATTCAGCTCACATCAAGTGAGCTGAAAGTAAATAGGAAAAGTATATTTATAAAATAAAGGGTGAATAATCATTTTATATCTCTTTTTATGATTGAAAAACAGTGTTTTATGACATATTTAACTAAATTCAGCAGTTTTGTAGTAATATAATTGTAGGTGGAATAATATTTTAGCTGTTACGAAAAAATTCTTTTATTTAACCTGACTAACTTGGTGTAAGTTTTCCACGCACTCTGTGAAAGTGATTCGCACCAAATTAAAATTTGGGTTCTCTACTTGCACACAGCGAAAGCGATTCACATAAAATCCAAGATTTTGGTTCTCTGCTTTTCTTCAAGTATGAGTTCCACGCCAAGTAAGCCATGCATTTGCAGTTCTAAAATTCAGATCGGATAAAAAAATCCACACCTGAATTAAGAACTTGCTTCAATAAGATTAATGGAGGGATAAAATGATAGAAGTTACTAACTTATCAAAAAGTTTCAAAAAAACAAAGGCACTGGACAATCTGAACTTTCAAATAAAGGAGGGAGAAATTGTAGGATTATTAGGGGAAAATGGAGCTGGTAAAACAACTACACTGAGAATAATATCTACCATGATCAAATGTACCAACGGTACTGTAAAGGTAAATGGTTTTGACATTAATAAGGAACCTGGTAAAGTTAGAAATGAAATCGGAATACTTTTTGGAGGGGAAGTGGGACTT
This genomic window from Clostridium pasteurianum DSM 525 = ATCC 6013 contains:
- a CDS encoding IS91 family transposase, encoding MQGVIKQIFVDNWEKFSEIYKGKIRANISREVDKMINCKSLDNGFIEFKCENCGHIKRVGFSCKSRFCTSCGKKKSEEWSDEMVARLINSKHRHMVFTIPQELRIYFARDRKLLSLLPKCSAKAIMSWFRDLNKKECFTPGIISVIHTFGRDLKWNPHVHLIVTEGGAGEITIWRNTKHINYTALRKRWQKILLDEIGINLKSGKKEFKKLKNKLYKRLENGFYVYGKGEIKTAKQAGKYVGRYTARPAIAESRIIKYDGKKVTFRYERHEDGEEVVEEIDVIDFIGRVIRHIPEKNFKMIRYYGIYAKNTRHKNKFFKLVNEKVAEFKRKINNWQTRILLTFGVNPLKCEKCGTQMKFHDIYYKNVSVREKFKEKIIGENKIKIEEIMYNYGVIKGIIRDKIEPLYV
- a CDS encoding CDP-alcohol phosphatidyltransferase family protein, with product MKSIPNFISFSRIIFSLTLIFLKPLSTAFYAVYVICGLSDIIDGYIARKTGRASNFGARLDSMADMIMDCILIFILYPIVSPSVEIIIWIILIAVVRLVSMSVAFKKYKTFASIHTYGNKITGVALFMFPMLIPYANTNVLIYIICVMASISAIEELIIQLTSSELKVNRKSIFIK